The following proteins are encoded in a genomic region of Rhodoferax aquaticus:
- a CDS encoding helix-turn-helix domain-containing protein, which yields MAANKHPTTPRQRGPELEADYNRNPSLGYEPTAEVGFIRCLDHGYPTPLARWHCHDEYELHLITATSGKAFVGDWIGPFQPGNLVLTGPRLPHNWVTMDAPPGGVAERDLVIQFLHGPIEAGAQHIAELRDMLPLLERAKHGIEFFGMLRTAQEHWHRVKANRGLARLAAFCAFMAELSQCTDYRLLSNAQLQSVDSDAQQDQINVILNRITENIAEPLAASELAQELGMTESRFSRFFRRATGNTFTDFVNHVRVTRACQLLMESDHFIADIGFEVGFNNLANFNRRFLDIRGMTPSEYRRQAASRFGVKA from the coding sequence ATGGCAGCAAACAAGCACCCCACCACACCACGACAGCGGGGCCCCGAACTAGAGGCTGACTACAACCGCAATCCGTCCTTGGGCTACGAGCCCACGGCCGAGGTAGGGTTCATACGCTGTCTGGACCACGGCTACCCCACCCCCTTGGCGCGTTGGCACTGCCATGATGAATACGAGCTGCACCTGATTACGGCCACCTCAGGCAAGGCGTTTGTAGGTGACTGGATTGGACCTTTTCAGCCGGGCAACTTGGTGTTAACGGGTCCCCGATTGCCCCACAACTGGGTCACCATGGATGCGCCGCCGGGTGGAGTGGCAGAGCGTGACTTGGTGATCCAGTTTTTGCATGGCCCCATTGAAGCGGGCGCCCAGCACATTGCCGAACTACGCGACATGCTGCCGCTGCTCGAACGAGCCAAGCACGGCATAGAGTTCTTTGGCATGTTGCGTACTGCGCAAGAACATTGGCACCGTGTCAAAGCCAACCGGGGCTTGGCCCGCCTCGCCGCGTTTTGCGCCTTCATGGCGGAGCTGAGCCAATGCACGGACTACCGCTTGCTGTCTAACGCACAGCTACAGAGCGTAGACAGTGACGCGCAGCAAGACCAAATCAATGTGATCCTGAATCGCATCACTGAAAACATCGCAGAACCATTGGCCGCCTCCGAACTCGCGCAAGAACTGGGCATGACGGAAAGTCGGTTCTCACGATTCTTCAGACGCGCCACCGGCAACACCTTTACCGATTTTGTGAACCATGTGCGGGTCACGCGGGCGTGTCAGTTGCTGATGGAGTCAGACCACTTCATTGCTGACATTGGCTTCGAGGTGGGGTTTAACAACTTGGCCAATTTCAACCGGCGTTTTTTGGACATCAGAGGCATGACCCCCAGCGAGTACCGACGCCAGGCGGCGAGCCGCTTTGGCGTCAAAGCCTAA
- the xylB gene encoding xylulokinase — protein sequence MYLGIDLGTSGIKLVLLDAQKTLVATSDAALTVQRPHPLWSEQDPHAWWHALEDAVAHLRHTAPQAWAQVRAIGLSGQMHGAVVLDAQDQVLRPAILWNDGRAHAECLALEAQVPESRHITGNLAMPGFTAPKLCWLRTHEPQVFTRTRKVLLPKDWLRLQLVGDYVSDMSDASGTLWLDVAKRCWSVPMLEACGLNLSYMPRLIEGSASSGTLRTPLAAQWGLSPQIIVAGGAGDNAASAIGVGATSEGQGFVSLGTSGVVFQVGTTYAPAPALALHAFAHAIPQRWHQMSVMLSAASAFSWAARLTGCTNEADFAHKAASLTETEQAQAPLFLPYLSGERTPHNNPMATGVLMGMRGEHGAADIAYAVMEGVSFGLRDGLAAMGQPNVTASQQPALALVGGGARSDAWAQLVASALNRTLQRSTNAPIAAALGAARLAQLADGGLEEEVCSPLESGQLFNPSLRHQALLAPRYDRYRQLYPALQSHFHA from the coding sequence ATGTATCTTGGCATTGATTTAGGAACTTCTGGCATCAAGCTAGTGCTTTTAGACGCGCAGAAAACCCTTGTAGCCACTTCAGACGCCGCGCTCACGGTGCAGCGTCCGCACCCGCTATGGAGTGAGCAAGACCCGCACGCATGGTGGCATGCGCTAGAAGATGCCGTGGCGCATTTGCGCCACACGGCCCCACAGGCGTGGGCACAGGTTAGGGCCATCGGTTTATCAGGCCAAATGCATGGCGCCGTGGTGTTGGACGCGCAAGACCAAGTCCTGCGACCTGCCATTTTGTGGAACGATGGGCGTGCGCATGCAGAGTGCTTGGCACTGGAAGCGCAAGTGCCAGAGTCTCGCCATATCACGGGCAACTTGGCCATGCCGGGGTTCACAGCGCCCAAGCTTTGTTGGTTGCGCACCCATGAACCGCAGGTGTTTACCCGCACCCGAAAAGTGCTGCTGCCCAAGGACTGGCTGCGCTTGCAACTTGTGGGCGACTATGTGAGCGACATGTCCGATGCGTCTGGCACTTTATGGCTTGATGTTGCGAAACGCTGCTGGAGCGTACCCATGCTAGAGGCATGTGGTCTGAACCTAAGCTATATGCCACGGTTGATAGAAGGCAGCGCGTCCAGCGGAACGCTGCGCACGCCATTGGCAGCGCAATGGGGCTTGTCACCGCAGATCATTGTGGCCGGTGGAGCTGGGGACAACGCGGCCAGTGCCATTGGCGTAGGTGCGACCTCCGAGGGCCAAGGCTTTGTGTCGCTTGGTACATCTGGCGTGGTGTTCCAGGTGGGTACGACTTATGCGCCTGCACCAGCACTTGCATTGCATGCCTTTGCACATGCGATCCCGCAACGGTGGCACCAGATGTCGGTCATGCTCAGCGCCGCCAGCGCCTTCAGTTGGGCGGCACGACTCACCGGTTGCACCAATGAAGCCGACTTTGCGCACAAAGCTGCCTCACTGACTGAAACGGAACAAGCCCAGGCGCCCCTATTTTTACCCTACCTCAGTGGAGAGCGCACGCCCCACAACAACCCCATGGCCACGGGTGTTTTGATGGGCATGCGCGGTGAGCATGGTGCGGCAGACATTGCCTATGCCGTCATGGAAGGGGTCTCGTTTGGGCTGCGCGACGGCTTAGCTGCCATGGGCCAGCCCAACGTGACTGCCAGCCAACAGCCAGCCTTAGCGTTGGTGGGTGGTGGTGCACGCAGCGATGCATGGGCCCAGCTTGTGGCCAGTGCGTTAAACCGTACCTTGCAACGCTCTACCAATGCCCCTATTGCTGCCGCACTGGGTGCAGCACGCCTTGCGCAGCTCGCAGATGGTGGGTTGGAAGAAGAGGTTTGCTCCCCGCTGGAGAGTGGCCAGTTGTTTAACCCAAGTCTTCGCCATCAAGCCCTACTAGCACCTCGGTACGATCGATATCGCCAACTCTACCCAGCTCTGCAAAGCCATTTTCACGCATAG
- a CDS encoding PAS-domain containing protein: MAIDLGADEKLALLAQGLDQLDIGFTVFDRDLVMVAANKRFQAMLNFPDHLCQVGATLEQGLRHNAAMGEYGPGDIEALVKPRLALARQFLPHRFERKRPDGSIIEVCGNPLPGGGMATTYTDVTQARLREQALVALSAELEQRVDARTQELRQREKELAHKADMLEQVISNVNQGISFVNADLEIELCNQKFGELLDLPAELCKPGISFTALALFNAERGEYGPGDPYMLAKMRIDAARQFIAHRFERTRPSDGITLEIMGQPTPDGGMVTTYLDVTERKATERALQDEREQLRNIVQGTHAGTMTYDLTTGEVEVNARWAEILGYRLEELEPISTTTLMRVCHPADLEGIMDAMFSHFKGQTAYYNHEHRVLHKDGRWIWVAAHGQVSSRSPEGRALKMAGVHIDITERKQAEAHIRELNETLEERVAERSEQLSAAMQSLHKSQEELARSAAKATLSTLVASVSHELNTPLGNSLMAASTCSAAARHFLMQYEAGQVKRSDLAQFVEQISDGTALVERNLHRAVELLTSFKQVASDQASEQMREFEVAAVVTEVLDTMSPTLKRYKHQVTVDIAPELWVASYPGALGQVVINLVNNAYLHAFEHKQQGTVHIAAHAQDGMVHLTVSDDGAGMDATLLNQLFHPFFSTKIGRGGTGLGMTIVENLVKKVLGGTLHVRSALGHGTTFEMQIPCTAPHPAQ, encoded by the coding sequence ATGGCAATTGACCTTGGGGCGGATGAAAAACTGGCTTTGCTAGCGCAAGGCTTAGACCAGTTGGACATCGGGTTTACCGTTTTTGACCGTGACTTGGTGATGGTGGCTGCCAATAAGCGGTTTCAGGCCATGCTCAACTTCCCTGACCATCTGTGCCAAGTGGGCGCCACCTTGGAGCAAGGGCTCAGACACAATGCAGCCATGGGCGAGTACGGGCCTGGCGATATTGAGGCCTTGGTTAAACCACGCCTTGCATTGGCCAGGCAGTTTTTGCCGCACCGCTTTGAGCGCAAGCGCCCCGACGGCAGCATCATCGAAGTCTGCGGCAACCCGCTACCAGGTGGTGGCATGGCCACTACGTATACCGATGTCACGCAAGCGCGCTTGCGCGAGCAGGCGCTGGTCGCCCTCAGCGCCGAACTTGAGCAACGCGTAGATGCCCGCACCCAAGAACTGCGCCAACGAGAGAAAGAACTGGCCCACAAAGCAGACATGTTGGAACAAGTCATCAGCAATGTGAACCAAGGCATTAGTTTTGTAAACGCTGACTTAGAAATTGAGCTCTGCAACCAAAAATTTGGGGAGCTGCTGGACCTACCCGCGGAGCTTTGCAAGCCGGGTATTTCATTCACCGCACTGGCTTTGTTCAATGCCGAGCGCGGAGAATATGGCCCTGGTGACCCGTACATGCTGGCCAAGATGCGCATTGATGCGGCGCGCCAGTTCATCGCCCACCGATTCGAACGCACGCGCCCAAGCGACGGCATCACGCTGGAGATCATGGGGCAACCCACGCCGGACGGCGGCATGGTCACGACCTACTTGGATGTGACGGAACGCAAGGCCACGGAGCGAGCCTTGCAAGACGAGCGTGAGCAACTTCGCAACATCGTGCAAGGCACCCACGCGGGCACCATGACCTATGACCTGACTACGGGTGAGGTGGAAGTCAACGCACGTTGGGCAGAGATACTGGGCTACCGCCTGGAAGAGCTTGAGCCCATAAGCACCACCACACTGATGCGCGTTTGCCATCCCGCTGACTTAGAGGGCATCATGGACGCCATGTTTAGCCACTTTAAAGGGCAGACCGCTTACTACAACCACGAGCACCGGGTACTGCACAAAGACGGGCGCTGGATATGGGTTGCCGCGCACGGCCAAGTGTCTAGCCGCAGCCCTGAAGGGCGCGCCCTCAAGATGGCGGGGGTACACATCGACATTACCGAACGCAAGCAAGCCGAAGCACACATCCGTGAACTCAACGAAACCCTAGAAGAGCGGGTGGCCGAGCGCTCTGAACAGCTGAGTGCAGCCATGCAGTCGCTCCACAAGTCACAAGAAGAATTGGCGCGCAGCGCGGCCAAAGCCACGCTCAGTACCTTGGTGGCTAGTGTGTCGCATGAACTCAATACACCGCTGGGCAACAGCCTCATGGCTGCCAGCACCTGCTCAGCCGCAGCACGTCACTTTCTTATGCAGTACGAGGCGGGCCAGGTCAAGCGCTCCGACTTGGCGCAATTCGTGGAGCAAATCAGCGATGGCACGGCGCTGGTCGAGCGCAATTTGCACCGTGCGGTGGAGTTGCTTACAAGTTTCAAGCAAGTAGCCTCTGACCAGGCCAGCGAACAAATGCGTGAGTTTGAGGTGGCCGCCGTAGTCACCGAGGTCTTGGACACCATGAGCCCTACCCTCAAGCGCTACAAGCATCAGGTCACGGTCGACATAGCTCCAGAACTATGGGTCGCCAGCTATCCAGGCGCTTTGGGTCAGGTGGTGATCAACCTGGTTAACAATGCTTACCTGCACGCGTTTGAACATAAGCAGCAAGGCACTGTGCACATCGCAGCCCACGCGCAAGACGGCATGGTGCATCTGACGGTGAGCGACGATGGTGCAGGCATGGACGCAACGCTGCTCAACCAATTGTTTCACCCGTTCTTCAGCACCAAGATTGGCCGTGGTGGCACGGGACTGGGGATGACGATTGTCGAAAACCTGGTCAAAAAGGTACTGGGGGGCACACTCCATGTGCGCTCTGCGCTGGGCCACGGGACCACGTTTGAGATGCAGATACCCTGCACTGCGCCACACCCTGCGCAATGA
- a CDS encoding DUF2177 family protein, with amino-acid sequence MDWSNCGTLVPLRGALLGFGAYATYHLTQLAALKAWPYWLAALDMA; translated from the coding sequence GTGGATTGGAGTAATTGCGGCACCTTGGTACCACTGCGCGGTGCCCTGTTGGGTTTCGGTGCGTATGCCACTTACCACCTCACCCAACTAGCCGCGTTGAAAGCCTGGCCTTATTGGCTGGCAGCGCTGGACATGGCATAG
- a CDS encoding response regulator, translating to MANVLVVDDSSTMREIVSSYLRKNGFEVTTATDGRDGIAQLRADPAIRLVVSDVNMPIMDGLMMAEKIRTELDNKSVHIIMLTTEDNPLMRERGKAIGVTGWIVKPFRGEAVLGPFKRLCGLQP from the coding sequence ATGGCGAACGTTTTGGTAGTTGATGACTCCAGCACAATGCGAGAGATTGTGTCCAGTTATCTGCGTAAGAACGGGTTTGAGGTGACGACGGCCACCGATGGCCGCGATGGAATAGCGCAACTGCGCGCTGACCCCGCCATTCGGCTGGTGGTCAGTGATGTCAATATGCCCATCATGGATGGCCTGATGATGGCTGAAAAAATTCGCACCGAACTAGACAACAAGAGCGTACACATCATCATGCTCACGACCGAAGACAACCCCTTGATGCGCGAGCGAGGCAAGGCCATTGGGGTTACGGGTTGGATCGTCAAACCCTTCAGAGGCGAGGCGGTTCTGGGACCCTTTAAACGCTTGTGTGGCCTTCAGCCTTAG
- a CDS encoding chemotaxis protein CheX — MTDTTHLEAKVLLLDHDSVHCKTLTDFCASIGLLALLRTAHDAIASLESNKDLAGVLLAEDMPCDGPDGLALAQAIHKLRPELPIFLRRTSTRGLTASEQQAVGHQWQSDDIDGLRASVERTIFSLRYPTALVDGIVDLTTSALRSMFPNALVQSESPYVVHDRIIHGEVSTLIPIESTWCRGYMMLQTEESALRQGLVQGLSFQGVGGDLNFREINNLLGETTNLIWGAFKNRYIPPQAFANQQTQVPIVINHAHKYISFGSPDPQLCIRYQLTDPGRLGAQALVIVQRFIFNLHWSPEDFAVFAAAASEGTPTGDLDLF; from the coding sequence ATGACGGACACCACCCACCTTGAGGCCAAAGTGCTGTTGCTGGACCATGATTCCGTGCACTGCAAGACGCTGACTGACTTTTGCGCCTCGATTGGTTTGCTAGCCTTGCTGCGTACGGCGCACGATGCCATCGCTTCGCTAGAGAGCAACAAAGATTTGGCAGGTGTTCTGTTGGCAGAAGACATGCCATGTGATGGACCCGATGGCTTGGCACTGGCGCAAGCCATACACAAGCTACGCCCCGAGCTTCCCATTTTTTTGCGCCGCACATCCACGCGCGGTTTGACGGCGTCTGAACAGCAAGCCGTAGGGCACCAGTGGCAATCCGACGACATTGATGGCTTGCGTGCCAGTGTGGAGCGCACCATCTTCAGTTTGCGCTACCCCACGGCGTTGGTGGACGGTATTGTGGATCTCACCACTTCCGCGTTGCGCTCGATGTTCCCCAATGCCCTGGTGCAGTCAGAGTCTCCGTATGTGGTGCATGACCGCATCATCCATGGCGAGGTGTCCACCCTGATTCCGATTGAGAGCACCTGGTGTCGTGGTTACATGATGCTGCAAACCGAAGAGAGCGCGCTGCGCCAAGGCTTGGTGCAGGGCCTGAGCTTTCAGGGTGTTGGAGGCGACCTTAACTTCCGTGAGATCAATAACTTGCTGGGGGAGACGACCAACTTGATTTGGGGTGCGTTTAAGAACCGCTACATACCGCCCCAAGCCTTTGCCAACCAGCAAACGCAAGTGCCCATTGTGATTAACCATGCGCACAAATACATTTCCTTTGGCTCGCCCGACCCCCAACTGTGCATCCGTTATCAGCTCACCGACCCAGGTCGTTTGGGGGCGCAGGCCTTGGTCATCGTGCAACGATTTATATTTAACCTGCACTGGTCCCCAGAGGACTTTGCAGTGTTTGCAGCGGCAGCATCTGAGGGCACCCCTACAGGCGACTTGGACTTGTTTTGA
- a CDS encoding sensor histidine kinase translates to MRTLRQKLVLATVLVFSLTTLAILLATRVVIVDAMSQQSSRDSARSAALLSSALGPLLAQRDLAGLDELSHDLVQRGDFTFLEVRDSNQQLLSQAGSTSASAASLSETTLRVGQRNYGVARFSLDRGGIEAATDQILGRMLAICLGTMVLAALLLVYWSGVLTRSLTALRNGADRMAAGEQDVRIAATGKDELAKLATAFNHMSEVLSERFTALESAEKRLQESHAVLEHRVSERTQHLEQTLDRLQLTQDELVEAKKLASLGALVAGISHELNTPIGNALLTASSLQSLLRETDTSVQNQTASRKGLIAALGTGQEMAGLVVKSSQKAAELITSFKRVAVDDASQQRRRFDLLSIVSDLMRAMSYGLKHSAHAIELDIPTGVVMDSYPGPLDQVISNLIQNAERHAFGPNSTGLLRISATLVAGGQRVELRVQDNGAGMPANVLEHVFDPFFTTKMGQGGSGLGLSIVRNIVHGLLGGHISVTSTVGQGSTFVLDLPLLAPLVADSVASTYAPL, encoded by the coding sequence ATGCGCACGCTTCGGCAAAAACTGGTCTTGGCCACGGTCCTCGTTTTCTCTCTCACCACTCTGGCCATTTTGCTGGCCACGCGCGTGGTGATTGTGGACGCGATGTCGCAGCAAAGTAGCCGTGATAGCGCGCGCAGTGCCGCCCTGCTCTCCAGTGCCCTCGGGCCTTTGTTAGCGCAGCGTGACTTGGCGGGACTGGACGAACTGAGCCACGACCTCGTGCAACGGGGCGATTTCACTTTTCTGGAGGTGCGCGACAGCAACCAGCAGTTGCTGAGCCAAGCGGGCAGCACCAGTGCTTCTGCCGCCTCCCTGTCCGAAACCACGCTGCGGGTGGGCCAGCGTAACTACGGTGTTGCACGTTTCAGCCTCGACAGAGGGGGAATTGAAGCCGCAACCGACCAAATTTTGGGGCGTATGCTGGCGATCTGCTTAGGCACCATGGTGCTTGCTGCTCTCTTGTTGGTCTATTGGTCGGGCGTGCTTACCCGCAGTTTGACGGCCTTGCGCAATGGCGCCGACCGCATGGCGGCGGGCGAGCAAGACGTGCGCATTGCGGCAACAGGCAAAGATGAACTCGCCAAGCTGGCTACAGCCTTTAACCACATGTCTGAGGTGCTGAGTGAACGATTTACCGCATTGGAAAGTGCAGAAAAGCGCTTACAAGAATCCCATGCGGTGCTGGAGCATCGGGTCAGCGAACGCACGCAGCACCTTGAGCAAACCTTGGACCGATTACAGCTCACACAAGACGAACTGGTAGAGGCTAAAAAGCTGGCCTCGCTGGGGGCCTTGGTGGCCGGTATTTCTCACGAGCTCAACACGCCGATCGGCAACGCCTTACTCACAGCGTCTTCCCTACAAAGCCTTTTGCGAGAGACAGACACCAGCGTTCAGAACCAAACCGCGTCCAGAAAAGGCCTGATTGCAGCACTAGGTACAGGGCAAGAAATGGCCGGTCTGGTGGTCAAATCCAGCCAAAAAGCCGCCGAGCTCATCACCAGCTTCAAGCGGGTTGCCGTAGACGACGCCTCGCAACAACGGCGGCGCTTTGACTTGCTGTCTATCGTATCTGACCTGATGCGCGCCATGTCTTACGGACTCAAACACAGCGCGCATGCCATTGAGTTGGATATCCCTACTGGCGTGGTGATGGACAGTTACCCCGGCCCCCTGGACCAGGTCATTTCCAACCTCATCCAAAACGCAGAACGCCATGCGTTTGGCCCCAACAGCACGGGACTGCTGCGCATCAGTGCCACCCTCGTGGCGGGCGGCCAGCGGGTTGAGCTGCGCGTGCAAGACAACGGCGCTGGCATGCCTGCGAATGTGCTGGAACACGTGTTTGACCCTTTTTTCACCACCAAAATGGGCCAGGGTGGGTCAGGGCTTGGCCTGTCGATTGTTCGCAATATCGTCCATGGCCTGCTGGGCGGGCACATCAGCGTCACCAGCACCGTGGGCCAAGGAAGCACCTTTGTGCTGGACTTGCCCTTGCTAGCCCCTTTGGTCGCGGACTCTGTGGCCAGCACCTACGCACCGCTTTAG
- a CDS encoding phosphate/phosphite/phosphonate ABC transporter substrate-binding protein, giving the protein MSMHLNRRHCLRMLGALPLVHSVAAQTPSGERSLVFGMVPYLPVQQLVRLYEPIVALIERTLGRPCVLATAPDFEQFIERARKGEFDIIGASPHVARLLQREEGFSPLARATAALEPLVVVPTESPLKRLQDLSQRAVLVADPFAVHVLIALRDIRDHGVVPGRDVKLVVAGTQRNCVQRMLNGDAPAAVGSASTLTLLPPELSTRFKVLTRCPKGLTPMAYLAHPRWSAQAPKLSQNLLQFPNTPEGQGLLKATQHEGLSALSIAELATADPLVTEYYRQRANTF; this is encoded by the coding sequence ATGTCCATGCACCTCAACCGTAGACACTGCTTACGTATGCTGGGTGCGCTGCCTTTGGTGCACAGCGTGGCGGCACAAACGCCAAGTGGCGAGCGTAGTTTGGTGTTTGGCATGGTGCCTTACTTGCCCGTGCAGCAGTTGGTACGCCTGTACGAGCCCATCGTGGCGCTGATTGAGCGCACTTTAGGCAGGCCTTGTGTTTTGGCCACTGCGCCAGACTTTGAACAGTTCATTGAGCGCGCCCGCAAAGGCGAGTTCGACATCATCGGCGCGTCGCCCCACGTGGCGCGTCTGCTACAGCGCGAAGAGGGTTTTTCGCCCTTGGCCCGCGCCACTGCGGCGCTGGAGCCTTTGGTAGTGGTGCCAACCGAAAGCCCCCTGAAGCGATTGCAAGACCTGTCCCAACGTGCGGTGTTAGTGGCTGATCCATTTGCGGTGCATGTGCTCATTGCGCTGCGCGACATCCGAGACCATGGCGTGGTGCCTGGGCGCGATGTCAAACTGGTGGTTGCAGGCACCCAGCGCAACTGTGTGCAGCGCATGCTCAACGGAGATGCACCTGCTGCGGTGGGCTCAGCCTCCACCTTGACCTTGTTGCCGCCTGAGCTGAGCACACGCTTCAAAGTGCTGACGCGCTGCCCCAAAGGCCTCACCCCCATGGCCTATTTGGCGCACCCTCGCTGGAGTGCCCAAGCCCCCAAACTAAGCCAAAACTTGCTGCAGTTCCCGAACACCCCTGAAGGCCAAGGCCTGCTCAAAGCCACCCAGCACGAGGGTTTGAGTGCACTCAGCATCGCAGAGCTCGCCACGGCAGACCCGCTGGTAACCGAGTACTACCGCCAGCGCGCCAACACCTTTTAG
- a CDS encoding hybrid-cluster NAD(P)-dependent oxidoreductase, protein MPRLGSIHLYPIKSTAGMELPRAFVSEEGLLGDRRYMVVQPDGTFVTARTHPQLQLLRATPQDGGLHLAYPGHAILNLYEKDFSLEPQATAVWSDRFTALRTHPQADAWFSQVLGEPVRLLWVGARSARYRAATGTRVSMADGYPVLLIGQASLDDLNLRSHALHQMRQFRTNLVATGTQPFEEDSWKRIRIGEVEFAVLKPCSRCIMTTVEPGTDRFNVLREPLSTLARYRRGDDGEVYFGQNLVALNEGWVEAGSPIEVLETVEPVVYADTAPKKRVLVCVAREPVARDFETFWLEAADGQPLPSYLPGQHLPVSVDVEGQRHQRRYTLSSSPDQLARYSMSVKRQSDGRVSSWLHQALQVGSTLLAEPPAGDFHLGAGRTLLLLSAGSGVTPMLSMARTLALRGELGGVHLMHLCRSEADLPAAAELAAMQQQGLQLTWILSQPGPHWRGLHGRLSDAHLAQVQGLLAREVFLCGPEGFMADAADRLRGLGVPATHIQQERFGGTARGVDRPHQALQLRIGTHSIAGNNQATILDQAHKHGVALPWSCRAGVCGTCKQTLLSGEVDQAEVPAITEAERAQGKVLTCCAVPLSDVVLGPL, encoded by the coding sequence ATGCCACGCCTAGGCAGCATTCATCTCTATCCCATCAAGTCCACGGCAGGCATGGAACTGCCCCGCGCTTTCGTGAGCGAAGAGGGCTTGCTGGGCGACAGGCGCTATATGGTGGTGCAGCCAGACGGCACGTTTGTGACGGCCCGCACCCACCCCCAGTTGCAACTCTTGCGTGCAACCCCGCAAGACGGCGGCTTGCACCTGGCCTACCCGGGCCATGCCATCCTGAATTTGTATGAAAAAGACTTCAGCCTGGAGCCGCAAGCCACTGCGGTGTGGAGCGACCGTTTTACTGCTTTGCGCACCCATCCCCAGGCCGATGCTTGGTTCAGCCAAGTGTTGGGTGAGCCGGTGCGCTTGTTGTGGGTGGGTGCACGCTCTGCGCGTTATCGCGCCGCAACCGGCACGCGGGTCAGCATGGCCGATGGCTACCCGGTGCTGCTGATTGGCCAAGCCTCCTTGGACGACCTGAATCTGCGCTCTCACGCCTTGCACCAGATGCGCCAATTCCGTACCAACTTGGTGGCCACGGGCACCCAGCCGTTTGAGGAAGACAGCTGGAAGCGCATTCGCATCGGCGAGGTGGAGTTTGCGGTGCTTAAGCCATGTAGCCGCTGCATCATGACCACGGTGGAGCCGGGCACAGACCGCTTCAACGTGCTGCGCGAGCCGCTGTCTACGCTGGCGCGCTATCGCCGGGGGGACGATGGAGAGGTGTACTTTGGCCAAAACCTCGTGGCCCTTAATGAGGGGTGGGTGGAGGCCGGCAGCCCCATTGAGGTCTTGGAAACGGTGGAGCCCGTGGTCTACGCCGATACCGCGCCCAAGAAGCGGGTCTTGGTGTGTGTGGCCCGTGAGCCAGTGGCCCGTGATTTCGAAACCTTTTGGCTAGAAGCGGCCGATGGTCAACCGTTACCCAGTTACTTGCCGGGCCAACATCTGCCTGTCAGCGTCGATGTAGAGGGCCAGCGCCACCAGCGCCGTTACACCTTGAGCTCAAGCCCAGACCAGTTGGCACGCTACAGCATGAGCGTTAAACGCCAAAGCGATGGCCGCGTGTCATCCTGGTTGCACCAAGCGCTGCAAGTTGGTAGCACCTTGCTCGCCGAACCCCCTGCGGGGGACTTTCACTTGGGGGCTGGGCGCACGCTGTTGTTGCTCTCGGCAGGCTCGGGCGTGACGCCTATGTTGTCGATGGCGCGCACCTTGGCGTTGCGTGGCGAGCTCGGTGGGGTGCACTTGATGCACCTGTGCCGCAGCGAGGCGGACCTACCCGCTGCCGCCGAACTGGCGGCCATGCAGCAGCAAGGCTTGCAACTCACGTGGATCTTGAGCCAGCCCGGACCCCACTGGCGGGGCTTGCACGGACGGTTGAGTGACGCGCACTTGGCGCAAGTGCAGGGCTTGCTGGCGCGTGAGGTCTTTCTTTGCGGGCCTGAGGGCTTTATGGCAGATGCTGCCGATCGCTTGCGGGGATTGGGAGTGCCCGCAACCCACATCCAGCAAGAGCGATTTGGTGGCACTGCGCGTGGGGTGGACCGCCCCCATCAAGCGCTACAACTGCGCATTGGCACGCACAGCATTGCGGGAAATAACCAAGCCACCATTTTGGATCAGGCCCATAAGCACGGCGTGGCCTTGCCCTGGAGCTGCCGGGCTGGCGTTTGCGGCACTTGCAAGCAGACCTTGCTTTCGGGTGAGGTAGACCAGGCAGAGGTTCCCGCCATCACGGAAGCAGAGCGGGCGCAAGGCAAGGTGCTGACCTGCTGCGCAGTGCCGCTGAGCGACGTGGTGCTTGGTCCGCTGTGA